GAACTGATTATGCAGCAGCGGATGGAGACAGAAACCTAAGCGCTCACCATCAATTTTCCCTAATTCGCAAAATCCTTTACTTTGAAAAACGTGTTTTCACAGTAAAGGCCATATTTTTTGTGGcacaataaaaggaaagaagaaagttTCCGACAAAGCGGCTGTTAgaaactttgtgtgtgtgtgtgtcttctggTTTATTAAGACTGCTGGAATGTCAATAAGAGCGTGTCCGTACAATAGGGAGGAGGGCCTGAGGAGGCCATTGCGTAGACACAATGACCTTCTGGTATTCTCCTCCATGATGACCCAGACAGCGGCATTCTGCCCACCATGCAGACCTCTAATGAAGCCAAAGACGCTCTATCATCTGCTAATAACCTCCGTGCAGCGGCAGGAGTCACGGAGCAGGCCAGCGTCTTTGGAAGAAAGCTctgagcagacaggaagtggaggaaaGCATCCTGGTTATTGATTTAGGACGGCGTGCGAGCTGAGGAGAACTATGCTGCTTTCATGAAGatgctggagaaaaaaaacgtaaatgtATGAATCAATAGATTTTGGTTGCTGTAGTGTCTTCATAATTGGGATGGAACTCTGTTCCTCGGCAACCCTTCTAAGGAAACGCTGATTAATTAACTCCTAAAACTCCACCCCTCAAGCCAGATGAAGACTCCAAAACTTCCGCTcattccagaaaaaaataccTTCAGTGTTGACGTCAGCGACTGAGGCCGACAACGTAGCCGTAGAGCTGCTTTGAGAAGGCCAAAAGAGAGAACTTATCTTCTACCCTCCTCCTGCCAGCTTCTCCCATGTCCCTACGGAGGTGTGGCTCCATGACCAGCTTCTCCATGGCCTTGGAGAAAGCCTCTGCCGTGGGCTCGACCAGGAAGCCGGTCTTTCCATCCGCCACGCTCTCCAGGGGCCCACCAGAGTTCACGGCGATAACGGGACAGCGGCAGTACATGGCCTCCACGGGGACGATCCCGAAATGCTCCCTGCTCGGGGTGTAGAGCACGGCGTGGCTCCCCCGCAGCAGCGCCACCTTGACGGAATCCGAGGGGGAACGCAAGAAAGTCACACAGTCCTCCAAGTGCAGTTCCGATGCCAGGCCTTTCAGCTCCGTGTAGTGCTCCACGTTCTCGCCGACTCGGTCGTCGTAGCCTCCCGCCACCACCAAGTGAACACCTGCGCTTCGGGCCGCGGGGAGGACGCTTCTCAGAGATGCCAGGGCCTTCAGCGCCAAACCCAAGTCCTTCTTTCGCTCGTATCTGTTGAGCGAGAGGAACAGGTGGTTGGTGCCCTCGGGGAGGAGCCCCTCCAGGACGTGTGCTTCGGTGGACGGCCGGTCAAAGGTGCGCGTGTTGAGGGAGGGATAGAGGACGTCTGTCTGGACCCCTCTGAGACTCTGAAAGGTCTCCCTGAAGACTCCTGCGGTGAACTGGCTGTTTACCAGAATCTAAGAGGAAGTAAAAATGCATCAGGCGGTTTTTCTAAAACTTACAGCAgggcttttcaaaataagagcgacACACAAGAACTCCAAATAACCATTATTTGTCAATTCATCTGAAGCTTAGTAATCAGTAAGGTCTAGACCAGGGATTTGACATTGTGTACAGCATAATAAATACTGCATAATAcagcataataaataatatatataaatacgtacatatatacaaaaatatttcagcaTTCTTAAATGATCCTcgcaaattatgactttattcccataatatttatttaatatattccccaaacagtaaacatttttccacatttttatttagtttgacATATTacaactaattaattaattaactaattaatattGTGACTGTATTCTTTGGAAATTAGTGCTGATTTatcaatttttgttgttttaaaaaaaaaaaaaatctttacaatgtgctgcaaatggcccccggaccgcactttggacacccctgccctggatggaccaaatcaatataaGATAAACACACAgagttaaaacacaaaaacacaaagataatatgtctgctttcatggatgactaagaaaaaataaaatcaagaaagttaattaatcatcaattcattgattaattgttgcggCTCTAACACACACCCTAAGAGGATTAGCAGTAAAAAACAGATTAgattaaatattttcacttttttttttagttcttatATAGGAAATAAGAAAGGAGAAAAGAAAATTCCAGAAAGTCTGTTCCTAGCATTCTGTGTTGGAATAAAGGAAAGCACCATAGAGTCTGAGTCCAATTATTTCCTGCACACGAATTGATGGAATCCGAGTCACGTCATCGTCGCCAGTCATTTCACACAcgtatggtgcgttcaaggactgttaAACAGCCGAAGAGAGAAATCTcaagccttttttttattgcataaatgcataaacatgtaatattgtagtattattacagaaattaattcattcattttctaccgcttatcctcatgagggtcgtggagggtgctggagcctatcccagctgtcttatagacaaacaaccattcacactcacattcatacctatggacaatttggagtcgctaattaacctagcatgttttttggaatgtgggaggaaaccggagtacccggagaaaacccacgcatgcacggggagaacatgcaaactccacacagagatggctgagggtggaattgaactcgggtctcctagctgtgaggcctgcgcgctaaccactcggctaattaattaatacattttttttgtaaagttaccttattttttccccacacaaatCCTGTTTACGATATTctagatatattttttcacattgtcagagccctccagacatgaaataacacccctatagtcaccttgacatttctatgacccaatatagtagatgtaatcataaataggacattcattcattcattcattttctactgcttatcctcacgagggtctcggagggtgctggagcctatcccagctgtcttggggcgagaggcggagtacaccctggactggtggccagccaatcacagggctcatatagacaaacaaccattcacactcacattcatacctatggacaatttgagtcgctaattaacctagcatgtttttggaatgtgggaggaaaccggagtacccggagaaacgcggcatgtacggggagaacattcaaactccacacagagatcactgagagtggggaaagacaaaataagaagccaaaaagttaccacttccacacaaaataggaggagaactcattcattcattcattcattttctactgcttatcctcacaagggtcgcggagggtgctggagcctatcccagctgtcttcgggcgagaggcggggtacaccctggactggtggctcagccaatcacagggcacatatagacaaacaaccattcacactcacattcatacctatggacaatttggagtcgctaattaacctagcatgtttttggaatgtgggaggaaaccggagaaaacccacacatgcacgggggagaacatgcaaactccaaaaaaaaacagtcgagggtggaattgaactcaggtctcctagctgtgaggtctgcacgctaaccactcgaccaccgtgcagcctcatttcGCAATATataggagacaaaaaaaatcccacaccCCTCTACATACCAAATCAGCCATGCCAGTGGTGCGTTCCTCCAGGAAGTCGATGGGAGCACGGTACATCTTCTTCAGCATCGACTTCCTTTGAGTGAGTAGCTGGTCCGGAAAGTGACAGTAGAATAAAACCTTCTTCCTACGACGGGACAGTCGCAGTACCGGAATACACGCCGACACCTAGAATGGAATTGAGAGTACATAAGTATACTGTAGTATACTGTAGTTGGCATTAACGTACATACGTAGCTTATCACTCACTTGATCACAGAAGATGACATCGTACTCCACGCCACTCAGGAAAACCAAATAGAGCGCCACGTAGATCATGCGCAGGTAAGCGCACAGGGCATGGAGGTAACCAAAAACATTGGTGGGCAGCCAGTCACCCACACACACCTGGCAGAAGAAATTGAGGGATAATTTACGCGTGAAAGAAATAGCAAGGGACACAGCACATTGGTCTTACCACAGGTAGGTCTGGGTCAAGGGTCTCAGAGAAACAGTGATTCGGGTCATAGTGGGCAGTCCAGATTTGGACATTACATCCTTGAGACTTTAGAGCGACAGCAGCGTCAACAACCAGGCGCTCCGCTCCACCTATACCAAGGTCTGGATGTAGAAAAACCACCTGTACCAtcctgtacatacatatacacacatggagATGAAATGTCCATTCAAatcaattacattacattacaacttAGCCGTTCTCAAAACTACGCGTACAATAGAGATATCAGCGAAGGCACATTTACAcgttattttcatacatttttgtttacCTTCTCTGATATCTTATCCAAGTTGAGACCAGTGATGTGACTCGTTTCGGTGGGCTCTCGCCAAACCTGCTTGTCATGAAACTACACGCGACGCCGCCATAGTGGCTCTAAATTCACTCTCGCGATAAAGCGCGACGGACTTCCTGTTTGCGCCAAAATGGCGCCAGTTTCCCCATTGAGAACCACACGTCTCATAGAAGACACGTCACCCAGAACGGCATAGAGGTTCGTTATTTTTGCCgactaacaaataaaaaaaaaacaaatacttgATGATTTTATCAAATATACGaccatttataatttttaaaaaacgatatatattagtaaaaatattaaCTAAATCTCATTTGGTGTGGTTTGCATTTAATAATTTGGTATCGAACTTGAGTTATTCACAGGCATCTTTTTGGCCACCTATACAGGTCCGAAGTTTTTGCAGTCGTGTCCTTTTTTCGACTAGCGTCAGCTTTGCTGGTCCCTTCTCAAGTTTTGAGCACTCCATTCACAACTGCCATCCCATCATTTGACGTGGACATTATCGGGAGAAGTGCTCAGGGACTCAGCTCGCttcaaacaaataaaacaagatGGTAAGACCCGCAGCCTTCATCTGCTTATTTTCTTCTGAGACAAATCGACGTgcttttaaatacaaattttctTTTGCTATCTGTTAacctgctagcattagcttaaCATATGTATACGTGGCTTTCCCCACTAGAAATTAAAGCACTTATAACTTCCATAAAACGCaagattaaataatttaatgtgCATCATGCATATATTTGAGACTTTATGTGAATATAAAATAGCAATTGATAGTATAGTGCTGTTCAGTTTAGCTTGAAATACTAGCAAGTTGACGAGTCATCTCTTAGCAGTAGGAATGTATATtggtaaataaatgtatactGATATTAGATTTAATTTTTTATCGTTTTTTCCACCACAGCCTGGACCAGCTGCAAGTGCAACCAACGTTGGGGCTTCTAGCCGTTCCCCCAGTAAGACAGTGGCCCCCAGGGCAGCAGGATCCACAGTCCGGCAGAGGTACACACAGCCTTTCAAACTAAACATGTCCACAGAGCTTTAATTTGGACTTTTAAACATCTTAGAATTATGCACAAAAGTAGCAATAAGGTCAACTCGAGTGAGAATAAATGCACAATTAAGCAGATGTTACAATATGAGGCCAGCGGATGCTTATGAAACTATAAAATAACATAGATTCCATCAGACAAATCATGTCAAAGCTATTATTTACCTGCACAAACACCCATTCCCAGACAATCATAATTGACCCCTCCCCCTATGATTTGATCATACCATGATTGCTTTTAAACAGCCTCATTCTCGCTACGTTTAGATTAAAATGCCAGATAGATGTTTCACTAGGGGGATAATCGGTGCCCAATCAAAAGGGTTCACTGTGAAGTCATTACCAAGCATCTTCATTAACATCTTTTTAATCTGGTCAAATGACGCCCCATCATCACAGGCTGTAGCCGGGGCTCCACTGACGAGACGGAGCATAATGATGTACATGATTTGTCATCACAAAATTCATTGATTCTTTTTGAACGTACATAATGCTTACGGCTAAAATGAGCCGTGATTTTacaaggataaagtcaaaatattaagataaaataggagagtaaagtaacatgaagaaaaattttaagtcgtaatatgaGAACCAAAACAAAGAATGCAGTTGTAcgttttgaaaaattaggtttgtagggaaaaatatattacaagaataagaaTGTATTGaagtaaagtcagaattatgaggagaaaatttacaagaggaaattttaaatagttttggaaaattagaaaaaacggcactaattttatgagaataaattcaaaatattaagagaaaaaagtcgcaaaATTATTAGAATAAACTTTATGAGAGTAATATGATGAGACggtttttcagctttttttctctagatttattcttgtaaaattactgtgaTCTGACTAGAATCCCACTTTTTCTCATAGTAGAACAAATTTATTCCCAACACAAGTATCTTTTTTTATGATTGTTCTCATAGGTGTGAAGTATTgccaatttgttttttttttggaaaattaggtgagggggaaaaaatatatcacaAGAATAAGAATGTATTGAAGTAAAGCCTGAATTATGaggagaaaatttacaagaggaaattttaaatactttgaaataaaaaaaaaacaaatgaaaaaacggcgctaattttatgagaataaattcaaaatattcaaaataaaaaagttgcaattttattagaataaacttTATGAGAGTAATATGATGAGACggtttttcaggaaaaaatatattacaagaataagaaTGTATTGAAGTAAAGCCTGAATTATGaggagaaaatttacaagaggaaattttaaatagttttggaaaattaaaaaaaacagaattttatgagaataaattcaaaatattaagagaataaagttgcaattttattagaataaacttTATGAGAGTAATATAATGAGACggtttttcaggtttttttttctagatttattattgtaaaattactgtgaTCTGACTAGAATCCCACCTTTTCTCATAGTAGAacaaatttattctcaacaCAAAAGTATCTTTTTTATATGATTATTCTCATAGGTGTGAAGTATTGCCAATtcgttttttgaatttttttggtaatcttttgtagttttattactactcaaaacaaaaaaaataaagttttctcagTCTACATATACTTGTCCGTGTGTTGCACAGGAAAGCAACCAGCAGCGGTACCCGCAGTGGCGCCAGGACCACCGGGTCTGCTGGTACCGGTGGAATGTGGCGCTTCTACACCGAGGACTCGCCGGGCCTCAAAGTGTAAGTATTGTAACAATCTGCAGCCACACTTGTTCATAggtaaatatgaacaaaaacgtACGAACGTAGCATGAAACCGAGATATGTTCATGTGTGGAAACTTTGCATAAAAGTCCCATAACTTCCTGTTCCGACATCAAGCCATCCTGCCCATTATTAAAGAAAGCATCCCATCGCCTGGTCGCAGGCGGACGCGGTTGATCGATGGCGCTGTGCTGCTTATCGAGTGCGTGTCTCCTGGCGTCGAAGGAGGGCACACTCCCCGCACGCCGCTGTATATCGAGTGCGCGTTTGTTCCCCGCGTTAGACGGCGCTCGCAAAGCTTCATTAAAGGAGCCACTCTGAAAGGTCAACTCAATTACAGCCTTCTGACAGGCGGGGAAGGGAGGAGACGGTTGGCATGGCGATGCTGTTGCGTAGCGATGCTGCACCCCTCCACCccctttttcccccctccttCAGGGATGAGAGCCCCTCCTCGTGTCAGTTGCTCATCAATAAAATGAGCCACTCCACAAAGCCCTCGGACTTGAAAGCTAATGAGAAACCATTTCAAACTTCTTACTTTTGTTTGTACACTCCGAGGCGTTGTTTATTCGGCTTGAATCGCGGTTAAAggtcggccattttttttttttgtgtcgaaTGGTAAGAGAAGCTCATCATCGGGACAAACGAGGGGAGGGGCGGCTAGCGCCTAGGGTGCCTCACAAGTCGTAATTAATTAATCGCACGTTGAACATGAACTCCATAATATTGCCGTGTCTGTTTTGCTCGTCTCGCACCTCCGAACAGTCTCGCTGGGCGGAGGCGGGGCCCCtgacatacacacagagtgcaaaaGAGCGTACTGTagtagaaattcattcattcattttctaccgctttttccgggtgctggtgctggagcctatcccagctgtcttggggcgagaggcggggtacaccctggactggtggccagccaatcacagggcacatatagacaaacaaccattcacactcacattcatacctatggacaatttggagtcgccaattaacctagcatgttttcggaatgcgggaggaaaccagagtacccggaataCTCCAGCTATAACTACaacacatttattgaaacacaccatgttatttatgttaaattgcttattttctcatttctaCTAGTGTAAAAGTggacataggggtgctattctatgtctagagggctctaataatattaaaaactgtatgtagaaggtcataaaaagggtggaattgaacccaggtctcctagttgtgaggtctgcacactaaccactcgaccgcaatGCAACCTACACaatatcatattcattcattcattcattttctaccgcttattttaacaagggtcgcgagggtgctggagcctatcccagctgtcttcgggcgagaggcggggtacaccccggactggtggccagccaatcacagggcacacatagtcaaacaaccattcacactcacattcatacctatggacaatttggagtcgctaattaacctagcatgtttttggaatgtgggaggaaaccgtagtaattaatcaatcaatttGTTAACTTCATCATTATTGCTAAGCAGCACGAAAGAGCAACATGAAACATGCacacaatgacttcctgttcagtgcaaagtaagcttcaataTAAAAGCATGACAGGATTAACCTGCATTCTGCCACAGCAACCAAGtaccatgcatccattttctgtaccgctggagcctatcccagctgtcttgggggcgagagagaggcggggtacaccccggactggtggccagccaatcacagggcacatatagacaaacaaccattcacactcacattcatacctatggacaatttggagtcgctaattaacctagcatgtttttggaatgtgggaggaaaccggagtacccggaagggtggaattgaactcgggtctcctagctgtgaggtctgcgcgctaaccactagaccaccgtgcagccccatatttTTCATACAGTCGTGTCTCTAATGTTGTCATATTACTATCTTTTacaattggacaaaaaaaaacaagacattcaTCAGAAAGTCCCGCCCTTTCTTATGCCCGTCAAACGAACGACCTCCAAAGCGGGACAATTGTCGACGGCGGCTTTTACCGGCAATGTGAACGCAACTTCTGTGTAAAAGGATTATTATGGTTTATGACTCTTAATATGTCTTGGAACAGCGGGCCGGTGCCGGTGCTGGTGATGAGCCTGCTCTTCATCGCCTCCGTCTTCATGCTTCACATCTGGGGTAAATACACCCGCTCTTAACCCCGCACCCCCCTCACACCTGATGACGACCGCCTCGGACCAGGACCAAACCGCAGACCCCCCATCATCTCCTTCCACTACTACAAAGCATGGAAAAACTTGTAAGACATTTTCAACGCTCACGTTATCGTCCATGTTTGTTATCGGCTGCCGATCAAAGGCCGGGACGTTATTTCTCCTTGCAGCCtgaatacttttttcttttttgttaaaagtatttgtacaaaatgtgatttttattgtacaataaaaaacaaaaaaaaatcaattgtgATGTCATTTTGTAAGTAATAACAATTTAGGCTAATTTAGCTAAGCTAAACACTGAAAGAATGATTAATCAAAGTAGAATTCAGCACTTGAATGCATCTCAgcactttcatttaaaaagtaaaaaacatcccaaggggcggcacggtggtctagtggttagcgtgcagacctcacagctaggagaccggggttcaaatccactgtgtggagtttgcatgcgtggattttctccgggtactccggttttcctcccacattccaaaaaaaacatgctaggttaattagcgactccaaattgtccataggtatgaatgtgagtgtgaatggttgtttgtctatatgtgcactgtgattggctggcgaccattccagggtgtaccctgcctctcgcccgaaagacagctgggataggctccagcacccccgcgaccctcgtgaaaaaaagcggtagaaaatgaatgaatgaatgaaaacatcccAAGTCAAATACATACACTATTTACTCATAGAGGTTGGTACTGCTTGTCTCCTGAGGGGGGCGCTGCAGACTACTCTTTTCAACTATTACTACTTGCGTCCATTGAATTGTGTCAATACTATATAGTAGCAACTGAAGCTAATAACTAGCCATGATTGTAAAAAGCGTCTTTATAATCAATGACTACAAAAGAATTAGCAGTTTTCCTACACTTAAGAGAACCTGAAGGTAACATTACATACATGAGCGGCTGCcatgtttttgtattgtaaACCCAAGTTTGGGCCCAACTTGCATCGCCAGGTTAGCAGAATGTTGAATATGAAACCACCAGCTGTCaccgagtgtgtgtgagtgtgtgtgtgtgtgtgtgtgtgtgtgtgagtgtgtgtgtgtgtgtgtgtgtgtgtgagtgtgtgtgtgtgtgtgttgaagatAGAGCTTGTTGGTTGTGTTAAACGTAGCATTTGGGCCctgttcattaattcattttgttgCTATGGCTCTGCCTTCCCAGAGGCCCCCGGTGTTCGTGGCAAACTCGGGCGCTATCCTACCGCTCCCTGTCGTCCctgtcccccccccacacacacacacacacatggtgaaCTCCATGGCCCAATGCACGGTGGCACAACACGGCACCGAGCCAGAATAATTCAACATAACAATTAAATATGGAGGAGCTGCGGCTAAGCTGTCCCTCAGTGccggggtggtgggggggctgcAGGCGGGGCCCGCCCAGGGGGCTGACGACCTGACGTTGTAAACTCTCCGCGACATCGTCAACGCAATGCTTCATCGGTGTTTATGAAATATAGAAAAGTAGAATATTGAACTGACAGCAGTATGTGGCACCGGTCCGATTAACTTAAAGTCAGATTAACTCAATTTAGTTTAATCCATTATTGCattaatccattattattattttattgtcacttaattttacagttttgttgttgttttttttttttaacgaaataagacatctgacttAAGTCATGTTTCCAGTTTTGAtgtttaaaagttgaaatacttggcGGGCCACATGTAGCCCCCGGGCCgaagtttgctcacccctgcttCGGGTCATACTGATGAAATTGTAATATCAGAagtgaatattttcttgaaaaaaatggtACCTAAAAGGTTAATAATGAAACGTGTTAATGGGAGCCTCCATTATAACGCCAGGCCCCCCAGTTTGAAAAGCACTGGTAGGAAACCTATGGCCCGGGAGCCAGATGTGGTTCTTTTGATGACTGCATCTGATTTGCAGTCATTTCTGACTAGATAATaaagtatgtatttattttgatttgttttcactcacgggctgcacggcggatgagtggttagcatgcagacctcacagctaggagacctgagttcaatcccatcctcggccatctctgtgtggagtttgaatgggttttctccgggtactccggtttcctcccacattccaaaaaaacatgctaggttaattagcgactccaaattgtccataggtatgaatgtgagtgtgaatggttgtttgtctatatgtgccctgtgattggctgagccaccagtccagggtagaagacagctgggataggctccagcacccttgcgaggataagcggtagaaaatgaatgaatgttttcactgacattttgaagtaaaacattaccaaaactaacattcaaaatataaaaactttattcataataatccatccattttctaccaggaTGCAGATGGCCGTATCCAATGCCAGCTGTCCTCCTTTCATCAAATAGTCAGCCAGCTAATTCGGCAGATTTGATGACGAATATGTGGAGTATGGTACGAAACCATGCAGCACCAGAAGTGgcattcatgtttgttttttttttgatggcaaaggcgagaaagctttctctctttcaacctgagggttatggaacaaaaaaaaagtcaaccaaCCTTGAGCTGCAGTAGTGGCTGTCAGTCAGGACACGGGACGATCCGATGCCGAGTCCAATGACTACCAGACGGCATCTACGAGACAAAGAACAAAAACGTTTTCAATGTTACAAAGTTGGCCGAAATTGTACGAGCGCACCAAACAACGGGACATTGAAAGTTTTATGAAATGTAACCTTGATGGTCCCacatgagatgttttccacacggcagAGTGAATTTTTACTTCAATTGAACTTcatgtggggcggcacggtgttcgagtggttagcgcgcagacctcagagctaggaggatcagggttcgattccacgctcggccatctcccggtgcatgcgtggggtttcctcccaaaaacatgctaggttaattggcgaccatgggtatatgaatgtgagtgccctgtgattggctggccaccagtccagggtgtaccccacctctcgccccccaagacccccccgcgacccccgtgaggaaaaagcggtagaaaatgaatgaatgaacttcaggtggggcggcacggtgttccagtggttagcgcgcagacctcacagctaggaggatcagggttcgattccaccctcggccatctccctgtgcgtgcgtggattttctccggtttc
This window of the Doryrhamphus excisus isolate RoL2022-K1 chromosome 10, RoL_Dexc_1.0, whole genome shotgun sequence genome carries:
- the alg2 gene encoding alpha-1,3/1,6-mannosyltransferase ALG2 isoform X2 encodes the protein MVQVVFLHPDLGIGGAERLVVDAAVALKSQGCNVQIWTAHYDPNHCFSETLDPDLPVVCVGDWLPTNVFGYLHALCAYLRMIYVALYLVFLSGVEYDVIFCDQVSACIPVLRLSRRRKKVLFYCHFPDQLLTQRKSMLKKMYRAPIDFLEERTTGMADLILVNSQFTAGVFRETFQSLRGVQTDVLYPSLNTRTFDRPSTEAHVLEGLLPEGTNHLFLSLNRYERKKDLGLALKALASLRSVLPAARSAGVHLVVAGGYDDRVGENVEHYTELKGLASELHLEDCVTFLRSPSDSVKVALLRGSHAVLYTPSREHFGIVPVEAMYCRCPVIAVNSGGPLESVADGKTGFLVEPTAEAFSKAMEKLVMEPHLRRDMGEAGRRRVEDKFSLLAFSKQLYGYVVGLSR
- the sec61b gene encoding protein transport protein Sec61 subunit beta; protein product: MPGPAASATNVGASSRSPSKTVAPRAAGSTVRQRKATSSGTRSGARTTGSAGTGGMWRFYTEDSPGLKVGPVPVLVMSLLFIASVFMLHIWGKYTRS
- the alg2 gene encoding alpha-1,3/1,6-mannosyltransferase ALG2 isoform X1; the encoded protein is MTSRFGESPPKRVTSLVSTWIRYQRRMVQVVFLHPDLGIGGAERLVVDAAVALKSQGCNVQIWTAHYDPNHCFSETLDPDLPVVCVGDWLPTNVFGYLHALCAYLRMIYVALYLVFLSGVEYDVIFCDQVSACIPVLRLSRRRKKVLFYCHFPDQLLTQRKSMLKKMYRAPIDFLEERTTGMADLILVNSQFTAGVFRETFQSLRGVQTDVLYPSLNTRTFDRPSTEAHVLEGLLPEGTNHLFLSLNRYERKKDLGLALKALASLRSVLPAARSAGVHLVVAGGYDDRVGENVEHYTELKGLASELHLEDCVTFLRSPSDSVKVALLRGSHAVLYTPSREHFGIVPVEAMYCRCPVIAVNSGGPLESVADGKTGFLVEPTAEAFSKAMEKLVMEPHLRRDMGEAGRRRVEDKFSLLAFSKQLYGYVVGLSR